In Bradyrhizobium sp. 170, the DNA window GCCCGCGCGCCAACGCCTTCCGAACTGGAGCGCATGAAGGCGCTCGTCGCCAAGGGAATGTGCGAGGGCGCCATCGGCCTTTCCGCCGGTCTGTTCTACGCGCCGCAGAGTTTCGCCAAAACGGACGAGGTGGTGGCACTGGCCAGGGAGGCCGCCCGGCGCGGCGGCGTCTACGACACCCACCAGCGCGACGAAAGCTCTTATTCCATCGGCCTCATGAACTCGGTCAAGGAGGTGCTGCAAATCGGCCGCGAAGCCGAAATCCCCGTGCATTTCGCGCACCTCAAGGCGCTTGGCATCGATCTGCAAGGCCAGACCCCGGAAGTGATCCGCCTGATCGTCGAGGCGCGAGCGACCGGTCAGAGGGTGACCGCCGACCAGTATCCGTGGCTGGCGTCGAGCACCAGCCTCGACGCAGCCCTGGTGCCGCGCTGGGCGGTCGATGGCGGCTATGCGGCGATGATCCGGCGCTTCGACGACCCGGCAACGATGGCCAAGATTCGCGGTGAGATGATCGAGAATTTGCGCCGCCGTGGCGGCGCGGAATCGATCCTGCTGACCAGCGTCGAGCGGCCCTGGACCGGCAAGCGGCTTTCGGAGATGGCGGACGCATGGAAGATCGAACCGATCGACGCCGCCATCCGAATTCTCCGAGCCAATGTCAGAGATTCGATCGCCTCGTTCAACATGATCGACAGCGACGTCGACCTCGTCATGAAGCAGCCATGGATCGTCACCGGTTCGGACGGCACCGATGGCCATCCCCGCCAATACGCCACCTTTCCGCGCAAATACGCGGTCTATGTGCAAGAGCGGCAAGTCATCGACCTCAGGACTTTCATCCGCCAATCGACCGGCCTGTCGGCCGACATCTTCAAGCTCGATCGACGCGGTTACCTGCGGACCGGCTATTTCGCTGACGTCGTGGTGTTCGACCCTGCCGGCTACGCCCCCAAGGCCGACTATGTGCGCCCCCGCGAATTGACCGTCGGCGTGCAAACCCTGCTGGTCAACGGCGCGCCGGCCGTTCAGGACGGCAAACTGACCGCCGTCGCCGCCGGCCGCGCGCTCAAGCACACGCCGACGCCGGGGACTTGTCCCTAAAGCGCGATGCGATTGGGTTGAATCGTCATCGCGCTTTGGCTCCTTGTTTGAGCATGATCTTTTCGGAAAACCGCTCCACACTTTTCCGGATCATGCTCTAGACCATCCCCTCACGATCGGCACGCTTCTTCTTTTTCGAGCGCTGCCAGACCACGCCGGGATATCCCTTCAACGGCACCAGCGGTTCGCCGGTGTAGGCCCACTCCTGCAATTCCTCGATCGCGATGTGATAGAACGGTTGCCGCCCGGTGCGGCCCGAAAACAGCGCGCGGGGGATGTTGACCATGTGCGGCGAGCGCGGACGCTCATAGGCGATCGGCGTGCCGCAGTGCGAGCAGAAGCTGCGTACGGTTTTGGTCGCCTTATCCTCGTAGCGCGTGAGGCTGGCCTCGCCCCTGGTGATACGAAAACGCTTGCGCCAGCTTCCGATGTAGGTCGCATACGCCGCGCCGTGCGCGCGGCGGCTCGACGGCGAATGATCGTGCCAGGCCCAGCGCGCCGGCACGTCGATCTCGAAGGCGACCTTGCCGCACAGGCATTGGCCGGCGGCGGGCTTGCCGAGCGCAACGGCCTTGGTTTTCTTCTTCTCGAATTCCTCTTCCGGAAACATGATCGAGCCCTTGTAGCCCGGATGAGCGAAAGCGACATCCGGGAACGCTGTTGATACCGGCCCCGGATCTCGCTTCGCTCATCCGGGCTACGATCTATTTACGCCTGCTCCAGTTCGTTATGCTCCGGATAATCCGTATAGCCCGCCACGTCGCCGCCATAGAACGTCGCGCGG includes these proteins:
- a CDS encoding amidohydrolase family protein, with protein sequence MNRKSVLLAAMSLGLMLNHGASAADAADLVISGGTIYTGGDEAPFVGDIAVTADKIVYVGPHAGAPTAKASIDAKGMIVAPGFIDVHTHPESFIRSPDAAKRLNAPWLMQGVSTTFIGVDGRGIPDVAADHAQFEAQKIGTNIVSYVGFGAVREAVLGQDARAPTPSELERMKALVAKGMCEGAIGLSAGLFYAPQSFAKTDEVVALAREAARRGGVYDTHQRDESSYSIGLMNSVKEVLQIGREAEIPVHFAHLKALGIDLQGQTPEVIRLIVEARATGQRVTADQYPWLASSTSLDAALVPRWAVDGGYAAMIRRFDDPATMAKIRGEMIENLRRRGGAESILLTSVERPWTGKRLSEMADAWKIEPIDAAIRILRANVRDSIASFNMIDSDVDLVMKQPWIVTGSDGTDGHPRQYATFPRKYAVYVQERQVIDLRTFIRQSTGLSADIFKLDRRGYLRTGYFADVVVFDPAGYAPKADYVRPRELTVGVQTLLVNGAPAVQDGKLTAVAAGRALKHTPTPGTCP
- a CDS encoding GFA family protein, which encodes MFPEEEFEKKKTKAVALGKPAAGQCLCGKVAFEIDVPARWAWHDHSPSSRRAHGAAYATYIGSWRKRFRITRGEASLTRYEDKATKTVRSFCSHCGTPIAYERPRSPHMVNIPRALFSGRTGRQPFYHIAIEELQEWAYTGEPLVPLKGYPGVVWQRSKKKKRADREGMV